The proteins below come from a single Zea mays cultivar B73 chromosome 8, Zm-B73-REFERENCE-NAM-5.0, whole genome shotgun sequence genomic window:
- the LOC103636430 gene encoding PHD finger protein At1g33420: MVVNGRPLKRARARVEARDFARFPAAGDCGAAGTFREAVRGFLAKHARLLPLPSIFSPAAAAAPPHLLIWRVSLRVGEAGEEESGGGVELNVVEEDVLRSRSVYCDQCRVVGWSGHPVCVKRYHFIIENDSSHLSGRRRTCCLRCGTPMAAGESRCALCNFDMDGEEIEECAYLHLDDPTHLLHAVVHANGYGHLLRVNGREGGSRFLTGRDIMSLWDRLCKVLHVRKVTVMDISKKHGMDYRLLHAVISGHPWYGQWGYKFGAGSFALTSDTYRNAVDMLSSINLALYFSHRSQIRTPLQNTIALYWALSNRQLVTLRDLFRFIMHLLHQGQKMSKPSADKHKELTSNELCAWTKEDLHRAEGAMLKVLQVVQTGQWVSWRALRGAASKAVDSQELLDYSLRGLGGKQLDNGLCVAVRCNAGTSAIEYRLESSSVRSPANAATFGPSVDQLLHDLRFLYDALLNPESMLSSQPEVVGASAHSAAAKIIDCKQFIKHYDEHALRTPSNPFLLCVRCSIELLDHPKDYTTPPEELVLLPASATLGDLKVQASKAFQETYLMFQSFQTEQLPDFPNFSDTTPVKHVLGSGQLLRVRGRCTGDYRRIVQFRMERGLENWTVDCSCGAKDDDGERMLACDICGVWQHTRCSGISDFEEVPENFICRKCASPRKGDGRGGGGSNGGGTMEVTASGRCKDEIGASVGGAGKYGRMATVG, translated from the exons ATGGTGGTCAACGGCCGGCCGCTGAAGAGGGCGAGGGCGCGGGTCGAGGCCAGGGACTTCGCGAGGTTCCCGGCGGCCGGAGACTGCGGGGCGGCCGGGACGTTCAGGGAGGCGGTGAGAGGGTTCCTCGCAAAGCATGCGAGGCTGCTCCCGTTGCCGTCCATCTTCTCTCCGGCGGCCGCGGCCGCCCCGCCGCACCTGCTGATCTGGAGGGTGTCCCTAAGGGTCGGGGAGGCCGGGGAGGAAGAGAGCGGCGGCGGGGTAGAGCTCAACGTCGTTGAGGAGGATGTGCTCCGATCCCGATCTGTGTATTGTGACCAGTGCAGAGTCGTGG GCTGGAGTGGACACCCGGTCTGCGTGAAGCGGTACCATTTCATCATCGAGAACGACAGTAGCCACCTTTCTGGCCGCCGGCGCACCTGCTGCCTCCGCTGCGGAACACCCATGGCCGCTGGAGAATCAAG GTGTGCTCTGTGCAATTTCGATATGGATGGGGAGGAGATTGAAGAGTGTGCATACCTGCATCTGGATGACCCCACCCACTTGCTGCACGCTGTGGTGCATGCAAATGGTTATGGGCATCTTCTCAGGGTAAATGGGCGTGAAGGTGGCTCAAGATTCCTCACTGGCCGTGACATAATGAGCCTGTGGGATCGCCTGTGCAAGGTGTTACATGTGAG GAAGGTAACTGTCATGGATATATCCAAGAAACATGGAATGGACTACAGACTTCTTCATGCAGTCATAAGTGGGCACCCTTGGTACGGCCAATGGGGATACAAGTTTGGTGCCGGCAGCTTTGCTCTCACCTCAGACACCTACCGAAATGCAGTAGACATGCTTTCCAGCATAAACCTGGCGCTGTACTTCTCGCACCGCAGCCAAATTAGGACTCCATTGCAGAACACAATCGCTCTTTATTGGGCGCTCTCTAATCGCCAACTAGTAACCCTCCGGGATCTTTTCCGCTTCATTATGCACCTCCTCCATCAAGGTCAAAAGATGTCAAAACCCTCAGCAGACAAGCACAAGGAGCTTACATCTAATGAGCTGTGTGCATGGACTAAAGAAGATCTACATAGAGCAGAAGGTGCAATGCTCAAGGTTCTCCAGGTCGTCCAAACTGGACAGTGGGTATCTTGGCGGGCACTGAGGGGTGCTGCGTCGAAGGCTGTTGATTCGCAAGAGCTGCTTGATTATTCTCTCCGAGGACTGGGTGGGAAACAACTGGATAATGGCCTTTGTGTTGCTGTCCGTTGCAATGCCGGTACTAGTGCAATCGAGTACAG GCTGGAATCTTCCTCCGTTCGGTCTCCAGCAAATGCAGCTACATTTGGACCTTCTGTTGACCAACTGTTGCATGATCTAAGGTTCCTCTACGATGCTTTGCTGAACCCGGAGTCCATGTTGTCTTCACAACCAGAGGTGGTTGGTGCATCAGCACACAGCGCAGCAGCAAAGATAATTGATTGCAAGCAGTTCATCAAACATTATGATGAGCATGCTCTGCGGACTCCTTCAAATCCATTCCTGCTCTGTGTGAGGTGCTCCATTGAACTGCTTGATCACCCAAAAGATTACACGACACCTCCAGAAGAACTTGTACTTCTACCAGCAAGTGCTACCCTAGGTGATCTGAAAGTACAGGCTTCAAAGGCTTTCCAAGAAACGTACCTGATGTTCCAAAGCTTCCAGACTGAACAGCTCCCTGACTTTCCAAACTTCAGTGATACAACCCCCGTGAAGCATGTGCTTGGATCAGGCCAGTTGCTTCGAGTAAGGGGACGTTGCACTGGGGATTACAGGAGAATTGTACAGTTCAGGATGGAGAGGGGTTTGGAGAACTGGACGGTGGACTGCTCATGTGGGGCCAAGGATGATGATGGGGAACGGATGCTAGCTTGTGACATATGTGGAGTCTGGCAGCATACCAGGTGCTCTGGGATAAGTGATTTTGAGGAAGTCCCTGAAAATTTCATCTGCAGAAAGTGTGCTAGTCCACGCAAGGGAGACGGACGTGGGGGTGGGGGTAGCAACGGTGGTGGAACAATGGAGGTTACTGCGTCTGGGAGGTGCAAGGATGAGATTGGAGCATCAGTTGGTGGAGCAGGCAAGTATGGGCGCATGGCAACAGTTGGATGA
- the ms8 gene encoding beta-1,3-galactosyltransferase — protein sequence MLQLLRAMMALTERQPQLEKKPTRGRAPLSGKAVAALCVTSFVVGLLLSGNVSLMSASASPSSSSTDSEKSIRVSGCDNERKLGENHPKDLLNEVSRTHQAIQSLDKAVSTLEMEMAVERARGGGGGGGAASMASSRTPQKAFVVVGINTAFTSKKRRDSLRDTWVPRGDKLRKLEREKGIVVRFVIGHSGTPGGGALDRALDAEEAETRDFMRLDHAEGYHELSSKTRTYFTTAVATWDADFYVKVDDDIHLNLGMLASRLAKHRTRPRVYVGCMKSGPVLSQKGVKYHEPEYWKFGDEGNKYFRHATGQIYAISKDLAAYISINQPILHRFANEDVSLGAWLIGLEVEHVDDRSMCCATPPDCEWKKRAGNVCVASFDWSCSGVCKSVDRMRHIHKACGEGEGAVWNAAT from the exons ATGCTCCAGCTGCTGCGCGCAATGATG GCACTGACGGAGCGGCAGCCGCAGCTGGAGAAGAAGCCGACGCGCGGGAGGGCGCCGCTGTCCGGGAAGGCCGTCGCGGCGCTGTGCGTGACGAGCTTCGTTGTGGGGCTGCTGCTTAGCGGCAACGTGTCGCTCATGTCGGCCTCGGCGTCACCGTCGTCCTCGAGCACGGACAGCGAGAAGAGCATTCGTGTTTCCGGTTGCGACAATGAGCGT AAACTCGGAGAGAACCACCCCAAGGATCTCCTGAACGAGGTGTCGAGAACTCATCAAGCAATCCA GTCGCTGGACAAGGCGGTGTCCACCCTGGAGATGGAGATGGCCGTGGAACGCGCTaggggcggtggcggcggcggcggcgccgcgtCCATGGCGTCCAGCAGGACTCCTCAGAAGGCCTTCGTCGTGGTCGGCATCAACACGGCCTTCACCAGCAAGAAGCGGCGCGACTCGCTCCGCGACACCTGGGTCCCCAGAG GGGATAAGCTGAGGAAGCTGGAGCGGGAGAAGGGGATCGTGGTCCGGTTCGTGATCGGGCACAGCGGCACGCCGGGCGGCGGCGCGCTGGACCGCGCCCTGGACGCGGAGGAGGCCGAGACCAGGGACTTCATGCGGCTGGACCACGCCGAGGGCTACCACGAGCTGTCGTCCAAGACCAGGACCTACTTCACCACCGCCGTCGCCACCTGGGACGCCGACTTCTACGTCAAGGTCGACGACGACATCCACCTCAACCTCG GGATGCTGGCGAGCAGGCTGGCGAAACACAGGACGCGCCCGAGGGTGTACGTCGGCTGCATGAAGTCCGGGCCTGTCCTGTCACAGAA AGGAGTCAAGTACCACGAGCCAGAGTACTGGAAGTTCGGCGACGAGGGCAACAAGTACTTCCGCCACGCCACCGGCCAAATCTACGCCATCTCCAAGGACCTCGCCGCCTACATCTCCATCAACCA GCCGATCCTGCACAGGTTCGCGAACGAGGACGTCTCGCTGGGGGCGTGGCTGATCGGGCTCGAGGTCGAGCACGTCGACGACCGGAGCATGTGCTGCGCGACGCCTCCAG ACTGCGAGTGGAAGAAGCGAGCCGGGAACGTGTGCGTGGCGTCCTTCGACTGGTCGTGCAGCGGCGTCTGTAAGTCGGTGGACCGGATGCGCCACATCCACAAGGCGTGCGGCGAAGGCGAAGGCGCCGTCTGGAACGCCGCCACATGA